The following proteins are co-located in the Flammeovirga kamogawensis genome:
- a CDS encoding DinB family protein, with protein sequence MNNNVINSAIELSEQLQSLLAQLSEEQYIAPLDLFSGSSIGQHTRHIIEFYQCLLNASKNNDEVCYEDRKRNLQIEQDKLNAIIQLEAIENSLLTVVNIKNEMCLKVKDYDKDLALEPWNSVTTFARELHYCNEHAVHHLAIIKVGIKHYFPNLELNDVFGVAKSTYAYRKGK encoded by the coding sequence ATGAATAATAATGTTATTAATTCAGCTATTGAGTTATCCGAACAATTACAAAGTTTATTAGCTCAGTTGTCTGAAGAACAATATATTGCTCCGTTAGATTTGTTTTCTGGTTCATCTATTGGTCAACATACTAGACATATCATAGAATTTTATCAGTGCTTATTAAATGCATCTAAAAATAATGATGAAGTTTGCTATGAAGACCGTAAACGAAACTTGCAGATAGAACAAGATAAGCTAAATGCAATTATTCAATTAGAAGCTATCGAAAATAGTTTACTAACTGTAGTAAATATAAAGAATGAAATGTGTTTAAAAGTAAAGGATTACGATAAAGACCTCGCTTTAGAACCTTGGAATTCTGTAACTACATTTGCTAGAGAGTTACATTATTGTAATGAACATGCGGTCCATCACCTAGCAATTATAAAAGTTGGAATAAAGCATTATTTTCCAAATTTGGAGTTGAACGATGTTTTCGGAGTAGCTAAATCAACTTACGCATATAGAAAAGGTAAATAA
- a CDS encoding NRDE family protein has product MCTLSYIPFNNSEYLFTSNRDERKSRASAFAPQLHEKNGVKFIAPIDGEALGTWLAASELGRVVCLLNGGFKRHIPTPPYKHSRGKVVLDATLANDINTYLDTYNFSNIEPFTLIVIDQKEGIEITQFVWDGNKGYKSNLNPNVPHIWSSATLYDSFQSDERKERFLNWLNTSDRLSKEILDVHELVDKGENEPFGLSMQRLEYCTVSTTQLKVSDSIVSMHYHDRLIQEKDNVSLPLIVLKHES; this is encoded by the coding sequence ATGTGCACATTATCCTATATACCGTTTAATAATTCAGAATATTTATTCACTTCTAACAGAGATGAAAGAAAAAGTAGAGCATCAGCTTTTGCTCCACAACTTCATGAAAAAAATGGTGTGAAATTTATTGCACCTATTGACGGAGAAGCTCTTGGTACATGGTTGGCCGCTTCTGAATTAGGTAGAGTTGTTTGCTTACTTAATGGAGGTTTTAAAAGGCATATTCCCACACCGCCTTATAAACACAGTAGAGGAAAGGTTGTTCTAGATGCTACTTTGGCTAATGATATCAATACTTATTTAGATACTTACAATTTCTCTAATATTGAACCTTTTACTTTAATAGTAATTGACCAAAAGGAGGGGATTGAAATTACTCAATTTGTTTGGGATGGTAATAAAGGATATAAATCTAATTTAAATCCTAATGTGCCGCATATTTGGTCTTCTGCTACTTTATATGATTCTTTTCAATCTGATGAAAGAAAGGAAAGGTTTTTGAATTGGTTGAATACATCAGATAGATTATCAAAAGAGATTTTAGATGTGCATGAATTGGTAGACAAAGGTGAAAATGAACCTTTTGGATTGTCAATGCAGCGTTTGGAATACTGTACGGTAAGTACAACTCAATTAAAAGTTTCTGATTCAATTGTCAGTATGCATTATCATGATCGTCTAATACAAGAAAAGGATAATGTATCGTTACCATTAATTGTTTTGAAGCATGAATCTTAA
- a CDS encoding D-alanine--D-alanine ligase, which translates to MTLANPGMRYGGFFSYSKFDVLRQLPSKFLPKSAFFVETPSLYKVKEQMQKLNLTYPVILKPDEGERGSGVEKIKNDKDLENYLSDKPERIILQEFITAPHEFGVMYIRRPSEKKGKITSVVFKDELYIVGDGENNLLTLFKKHPRAILYIDFLKEKYADRLNQVLENEEVLMLSKMGNHSRGAIFNDANHLINNLDTTLYDQISNHIDGFYFGRYDVKAESEEALIKGEFKVMELNGVNSEPAHIYDPENSIFNAYKDLFAHWWSIYEISKENRKQGYTETPFPTLVQSLMDK; encoded by the coding sequence ATGACTTTAGCGAATCCAGGAATGAGATATGGAGGCTTTTTTAGTTATTCTAAATTTGATGTTTTACGTCAACTACCTTCTAAATTTCTACCTAAGTCTGCATTTTTTGTAGAAACACCTTCTTTGTATAAGGTAAAGGAGCAGATGCAGAAATTAAATCTCACTTATCCTGTCATTTTAAAACCCGATGAAGGAGAAAGAGGAAGTGGGGTTGAAAAAATTAAAAATGATAAAGATTTAGAAAATTATCTAAGCGATAAACCTGAACGTATCATTTTGCAAGAATTTATTACAGCACCTCATGAGTTTGGAGTGATGTATATCCGAAGACCTTCTGAGAAGAAAGGTAAAATTACATCTGTTGTTTTTAAAGATGAACTATATATTGTAGGTGATGGTGAAAATAATCTACTTACTTTATTTAAAAAACATCCTCGAGCAATTTTATATATTGATTTTTTAAAAGAAAAGTATGCAGATCGATTAAATCAGGTACTTGAAAATGAAGAAGTACTTATGCTTTCTAAAATGGGTAATCACTCAAGAGGAGCAATATTTAACGATGCGAATCATTTAATCAATAACCTGGATACTACTTTATATGATCAAATATCAAATCATATTGATGGTTTCTATTTTGGTAGATATGATGTTAAAGCTGAGAGTGAAGAAGCATTAATTAAGGGTGAGTTTAAAGTTATGGAACTAAATGGAGTTAACTCTGAACCTGCACATATATACGATCCTGAGAATTCTATTTTTAATGCTTATAAAGATCTATTTGCACATTGGTGGTCAATTTATGAAATAAGTAAAGAAAACCGTAAACAAGGGTATACTGAAACACCTTTCCCAACTCTAGTACAATCTTTAATGGATAAGTAA
- the recF gene encoding DNA replication/repair protein RecF (All proteins in this family for which functions are known are DNA-binding proteins that assist the filamentation of RecA onto DNA for the initiation of recombination or recombinational repair.): MYLERLYLKDFKNYDEFTLELKEGVNCIVGPNGVGKTNLLDAAYFLCMTRSAFSMTEQQNARHGNKSFALSGKFKNSTKSHTVICQFDKPKKKFILDGKEYNRFSEHFGKFPCVLIAPNDTDLLREGSEIRRKHFDSVISQFDKEYLKALIDYQRALLQRNQLLKTFVEKRQIPNKDWVAPYDHVLKKNGSLIYDRRKKFTDNFRPFFQDSYRFLSSDKEVAEVVYKSDLGKEDFDEIYANAWEKDIALQRTTKGIHKDDFDFQLAGYPLKKFGSQGQQKSFIIAMKLAQHSLLKSKLDVAPILLLDDIFDKLDDERMQKLLVLIKNENFGQIILTDARPERSKSLMEVITSPSHFIEIGK; encoded by the coding sequence ATGTATTTAGAACGACTATACTTAAAAGATTTTAAAAATTATGATGAGTTTACCCTTGAATTAAAAGAAGGAGTAAACTGTATAGTTGGCCCAAATGGTGTAGGAAAAACAAATCTTCTTGACGCAGCTTATTTTCTTTGCATGACCCGAAGTGCTTTTAGCATGACAGAACAACAAAATGCTAGGCATGGTAATAAATCATTTGCTCTGTCTGGAAAATTTAAGAATTCGACTAAATCACATACTGTAATTTGCCAATTTGATAAGCCTAAAAAGAAATTTATTCTAGATGGTAAAGAATACAATCGTTTTAGTGAACATTTTGGGAAATTCCCCTGCGTACTTATCGCCCCAAATGATACAGATTTACTAAGAGAAGGAAGTGAAATAAGACGTAAACATTTTGATAGTGTTATTTCTCAATTTGATAAAGAGTACCTTAAAGCATTAATTGATTATCAACGAGCTTTATTACAAAGAAATCAGTTACTGAAAACATTTGTAGAAAAAAGACAAATTCCTAATAAAGATTGGGTAGCACCTTATGATCATGTATTAAAAAAAAATGGTTCATTAATTTATGATCGAAGAAAGAAATTTACAGATAATTTCAGACCTTTTTTCCAAGATTCATATAGGTTTTTATCATCTGATAAAGAAGTAGCCGAAGTAGTTTATAAATCTGATTTAGGAAAAGAAGACTTTGATGAAATCTATGCTAATGCATGGGAAAAGGATATTGCATTACAAAGAACTACAAAAGGAATTCATAAAGATGACTTTGATTTTCAATTGGCAGGGTACCCGTTAAAGAAGTTTGGTTCACAAGGGCAGCAGAAATCCTTTATTATTGCAATGAAATTAGCACAACATTCTTTATTAAAAAGTAAATTAGATGTTGCTCCAATACTGCTTTTGGATGATATTTTTGATAAATTGGACGATGAAAGAATGCAAAAGCTTTTAGTGTTAATAAAAAATGAGAATTTTGGTCAAATAATTTTGACAGATGCTCGTCCTGAACGGTCTAAAAGTTTAATGGAGGTAATAACATCTCCGTCTCATTTTATAGAAATAGGAAAATAA
- a CDS encoding DUF721 domain-containing protein: MSDDKKIKYRFRKRTPIPKKHETIGIGGAMQDFMKSLKKSHSYNQAVIGRVWAEVMGNTVASRTIDLKLRGKTLYVRLSVSTLKQELNMVRDHVVKRLNDKLGAAVLTQVKFV, translated from the coding sequence TTGTCAGACGATAAAAAAATAAAATACCGTTTTCGTAAAAGAACCCCCATACCTAAAAAACATGAAACTATAGGTATCGGAGGAGCGATGCAGGACTTTATGAAATCGTTAAAGAAAAGTCATAGCTATAACCAAGCTGTTATTGGTAGAGTATGGGCAGAAGTAATGGGAAATACTGTTGCATCAAGAACAATTGACTTGAAATTAAGAGGGAAAACTTTATATGTAAGATTAAGTGTTTCAACCTTAAAACAAGAATTAAATATGGTACGAGACCATGTTGTAAAAAGACTAAATGATAAACTAGGGGCTGCGGTATTAACCCAGGTTAAATTTGTATAG
- a CDS encoding mannose-1-phosphate guanylyltransferase yields MENNYIVIMAGGVGSRFWPYSREKRPKQFQDILGTGQTMIQQTAARFEGVCPKENIYVVTSDIYKELTLEQLPFLNEDQVLCEPVRRNTAPCIAYAAYKIGKKNPDANIVVAPADHVILDVPEFRLRVQTALDYVGSHDILVTLGIRPNRPDTGYGYIQALNNDRLEVLYKVKTFTEKPNEELARAFVLSGDFVWNAGIFVWNVKTIKKAFSTYLDDIDHLFSSVEDKFYTEEETEAIDTIYHQCRDISIDYGIMEHADNVYVMRTDFGWSDLGTWKSLYEQADKNQEENVLHGNIMAYETFNSIVKTPSDKLVVVQGLENYIVAEYDDVLMICEKDHEQRVKQFLANVKEKQDKRFI; encoded by the coding sequence ATGGAAAATAATTACATAGTTATTATGGCCGGTGGAGTCGGAAGTAGATTCTGGCCATATAGTAGAGAAAAACGCCCAAAACAATTTCAAGATATTTTAGGTACAGGCCAAACAATGATTCAGCAAACAGCTGCTAGATTTGAAGGAGTTTGTCCAAAAGAAAATATATATGTAGTTACTAGTGATATTTATAAAGAACTAACACTAGAGCAACTTCCTTTTTTAAATGAAGATCAAGTTTTATGTGAACCTGTAAGAAGAAATACAGCACCATGTATTGCTTATGCAGCCTATAAAATTGGTAAGAAAAATCCAGATGCAAATATTGTAGTAGCCCCTGCAGATCATGTTATACTAGATGTACCTGAATTCAGATTAAGAGTTCAGACAGCTTTAGATTATGTTGGATCTCATGATATATTAGTAACTCTAGGTATTCGTCCAAATAGACCAGATACAGGCTATGGTTATATTCAAGCCTTAAATAATGATCGTTTAGAAGTTCTTTATAAAGTGAAAACTTTTACTGAAAAACCGAACGAAGAATTAGCAAGAGCTTTTGTGTTAAGCGGTGACTTTGTATGGAACGCAGGTATTTTTGTTTGGAATGTAAAGACGATTAAGAAAGCTTTTTCTACTTATTTAGATGATATAGACCATTTATTTAGCTCTGTAGAAGATAAATTTTATACAGAAGAAGAAACAGAAGCAATTGATACTATTTACCATCAATGCAGAGATATTTCTATTGATTATGGTATTATGGAACATGCTGATAATGTTTATGTAATGAGAACCGACTTTGGATGGTCTGATTTAGGCACTTGGAAGTCGTTATATGAGCAAGCAGATAAAAACCAAGAAGAGAATGTTTTACATGGTAATATCATGGCTTATGAGACATTTAACTCTATTGTTAAGACACCTTCTGATAAATTAGTAGTTGTTCAAGGGTTAGAAAATTACATTGTAGCGGAATATGATGATGTATTAATGATTTGTGAGAAAGATCATGAGCAGCGTGTGAAGCAATTTTTAGCAAATGTAAAAGAAAAACAAGATAAGCGATTTATCTAA
- a CDS encoding nucleotide sugar dehydrogenase has protein sequence MNKTIGVIGLGYVGLPLAVEFAKNNVKVLGFDINQPRIEELNSSKDHTLEVSEEELKSVKGIISYSSNINDLKDVDIYIVTVPTPIDEYKTPDLTPLKKASETVGSVLSEGNIVVYESTVYPGCTEEQCVPVLERVSGLKFNKDFFAGYSPERINPGDHVHRVHNIMKVTSGSTPEIAEEVDKMYQVVVKVGTHKASCIKVAEAAKVIENSQRDLNIAFVNELSKIFDKVGIDTLEVLEAAGTKWNFLPFRPGLVGGHCIGVDPYYLTYKSESLGYHPEVILAGRRINDGMGAHVANKVLRLMMEKTSSIKKGAKVLMLGITFKEDCPDIRNSRAIDVIRELQAFNLEVEVYDPHADAQEVKDEYDLDLLPEIGNDYAAIIHAVAHKSFREEINWEQLIEKDTIVYDVKSVLDKKYITDRL, from the coding sequence ATGAATAAAACAATAGGAGTTATCGGTTTGGGTTATGTTGGCCTTCCTTTAGCTGTAGAATTTGCTAAGAATAATGTAAAAGTTCTTGGTTTTGATATTAATCAACCAAGAATAGAAGAGTTAAACTCTTCCAAAGACCATACATTAGAAGTATCTGAAGAAGAGCTTAAATCTGTTAAAGGTATAATTTCTTATTCGTCAAATATCAATGATTTAAAAGATGTTGATATTTATATTGTAACTGTACCTACTCCAATTGATGAATATAAAACTCCAGATTTGACTCCTCTGAAAAAGGCGAGTGAAACTGTTGGAAGTGTATTGTCTGAAGGTAATATAGTTGTTTATGAATCTACTGTTTATCCTGGCTGTACAGAGGAACAATGTGTTCCTGTACTTGAAAGAGTAAGTGGTTTAAAGTTTAATAAAGACTTTTTTGCAGGTTATTCCCCTGAAAGAATAAATCCGGGTGACCATGTTCATAGAGTACACAACATAATGAAAGTTACCTCTGGGTCAACTCCAGAAATAGCAGAAGAAGTTGATAAAATGTATCAAGTAGTCGTTAAGGTTGGTACACATAAAGCTTCTTGTATTAAAGTAGCTGAGGCAGCAAAAGTGATAGAAAACTCACAAAGAGATTTAAATATAGCTTTTGTTAATGAGCTTTCTAAAATTTTTGATAAAGTAGGAATTGATACCCTAGAAGTATTAGAAGCAGCAGGAACAAAATGGAACTTTTTACCATTTAGACCTGGTTTAGTAGGAGGTCATTGTATTGGAGTTGATCCATATTACTTAACTTATAAATCAGAATCTTTAGGTTATCATCCAGAAGTAATTCTTGCAGGTAGAAGAATTAACGATGGAATGGGAGCTCATGTTGCCAATAAAGTACTTCGCTTAATGATGGAAAAAACTTCGTCAATTAAAAAAGGTGCAAAAGTTTTAATGTTAGGCATCACTTTTAAAGAAGATTGTCCTGATATTAGAAACTCAAGAGCAATTGATGTAATTAGAGAACTTCAAGCTTTTAATTTAGAAGTAGAAGTTTACGACCCACATGCAGATGCTCAAGAGGTGAAAGATGAATATGATTTAGATTTACTTCCAGAAATTGGAAATGATTATGCTGCTATTATTCATGCAGTGGCTCATAAATCATTTAGAGAAGAGATTAATTGGGAACAATTAATAGAAA